The DNA sequence GCCGAATTGAATGTAGAAATGCCGATATCTGAAGAAGTCCACAATGTACTGTTTCACGATAAAGATCCGCATCAGGCCATCACGGACCTTATGACCCGTGAACCGGTCCACGAGCGGCATTCCATGCAGTAACCACAGACGTCAGAGTAGGAATGGATCCCACCAAACGAGAGTTTGTCCTCACACTCATCAACAATATTATGCTGGTGTTGGGAATCGGCGTTATCGGTTCCCTGGTTATCGAATACGGGTATTACGTATCCGACTCCACCCTGCGGATTTTGCACTATTACGATTATGGGGTTCTGTTTTTATTTATCGGGCATGATTTGCTCAAATTGGCCATCGTCAGCGATAAGCGCACCTTTCTCCGGTATAACTGGCTGAATTTTACCTTTTTCGCCGGACTTTTCCTCTTTTTCCTGGTCTATAATCCCTGGTGGCAGTTGCCGTTGTTATCACAGGAGTTGCGTGATGTTCCGGTCAGAAAAATTGCCAAGATCTTTATCCTGCTCACTCAGGTATACATCCTGTTTGCCACCTTTTTTTCGGCGCTGAAATTCGGGCAGAAATTTGCCTTTTCCAGGTTTCAGCCAATTACGCTCCTCCTTGGGAGTTTCGCAGTGATTATCCTTATCGGAACCGGGTTGCTGTTGCTGCCAAAAGCGACGGTTCCCAGCGATATCTCTTTTGTGGACGCGTTATTTACATCTACCAGTGCCACGTGCGTTACGGGACTTATTGTCGTGGACACAGGAACATATTTTACCCGGTTTGGCCAGTGGGTTATTCTGTTGTTGATGCAAGCGGGGGGGCTCGGAATTATGACAATGGCAGCGCTTTTCGTTGCGGTGCTGGGTTCCAAGATGAGTATCCATCAGCGGTTTGTGCTCCGGGACTTGCTTTCCGATGAGAACATGTCGAAAATCGGGCAGACTCTGTGGCAGGTCTTGGGTCTGACGGTTTTCATCGAGGCTATTGGTATAGTGGCGATGTATGAATTGTTCCCAACGAATGCGTTCCCGGAGAGCGATCGGCTGTTTATTTCGCTGTTCCACGCGGTCTCTGCATTTTGTAACGCAGGCTTTTCCACGTTCTCAAACAGTCTTATGGGATTTGAAGATAGTTCAATTCTTGTCGGGGTGTTTGCCGGTTTAATCATTCTCGGTGGCATGGGATTCCCGGTGCTGTCGAACATGTTCGGTCATCGCTTCTTCGGAACGATTGGCCCGCTGGGGAAGAAACGAGTCCGGCTGAACTCTCAAACTAATATCGTCCTCCGGGTTTCCGGTGTACTCATCGTTGGTGGTGCACTGTGGATCTGGCTGACGAATTATGGTTATGGGGCCGGATGGACGCTGAACTTCCGGACGATAATGCACAGTCTTTTCCAGTCAATCACATCCAGAACCGCTGGGTTTAATACCATAGATATCGGAGGCATGGCGCTACCGGCCATCCTCGGAATAATGGCATTAATGTTTATCGGGGCCAGCCCGGGATCGACCGGCGGTGGTATTAAAACAACGACTTTTTTCCTGTCACTGCAGGCGTTGTGGGGGCAATTGCGAGGGAAACGGCGGGTGGAATACCGCTACATGACCATACCATCCAGATTGCTACAGCAAAGTCTGATTCTTATCTTGGCAGCGCAATTGGTTATCGGGATTAGTTTTATACTGTTGACGATTTTTGAAAGCCAGGATGTAATGGTCCTGTTTTTTGAAGCCGTATCGGCATTTGGGACGGTGGGGTTATCCATGGGGGCTACACCGGAATTAACGGATGTCGGGCGTGTGATTATAACGCTTACAATGTACCTGGGACGCGTCGGACCGCTTGCGTTGGTCATCGCCCTGGGGAAATCCGAGCAAAAACAATTGTACGAATACCCGGAAGAATCTGTGATGATAGGCTAAAAGGATGGAAAAATGAGTAAATTTGTAGTTATTGGTTTAGGTGTATTTGGACGACAGGTTGCGCTCACCCTGGCCCAGGAAGGAGCCGAGGTAATCGCAGTCGATTCAGACATGGAGCGTGTTGAGGAATTACACGATTATATTTCGTATTCGGTCAAACTGGATTCCACCGACCCGTCTGCCTTGCGTTCTCTGGGACTTCAGGATATGGACGCCGCAATTGTGGCTATCGGCGAAAATTTCGAGGCGAATTTATTGACGGCTGCATATTTAAAACAACTCGGTGTGGAAAAAGTCATCACCCGTGCCAGTAATCCGATCCACCGGAAAATTCTGGAGCAGATCGGGGCCGATGAGATTATCTCACCTGAAGATGAAGTCGGGAAAAAGACGGCGCATCGCTTGCTTCGGCCGAACCTGGTGGATTACTTGGAGCTTGGAGAAGACTATAACCTAATCCGTGTGGAGACCCCCAAAGATTTAGTAGGCAAAACCCTCGGCGAAATCGATTTTCGGAAAAATTATCACCTGAATATAGTCAGTATTCACAAGAGGGAGGTTACGGAACATGAGGATGGGGAGACCGTAAAGGAATCTATGCAAAACGCCGTACCAGACAGCCAGACCACTCTGGAGGAAGGGAATATTTTGGTAATTGCCGGGAAGGATAAGGATATTGAGCGTTTCACCGGGAAATTCCTGTAAATGAAGCAACTGCTGACGTTCGTGATTGGACTTGCATTATTGTTTACACCCCTACCATCTCTGGCAAATCAGTTAACCCTAATCAATCACGGATTATGCGGATTTCCCCAAACAAGTAAACCTGTAAGCAGTCCGGTTTTCGTTCGTCCGTTGGAGAAGCCATCCCTCGCCGCCGATACCACTTTCAATATTCGGAAAAACGTGGCAGAGCAATCGAACGAATTCATCGAAGACGTCGACTTTACCAAGGTATTTACCAGCGCGGATCTTGACATTTTCGTGGAGACGTCCGAATGGGAATCCTCACGAGTTATCTCGCAAACTATCGAGGACCTCCGAGGTGCCATGCTGGAAGAGACACCATCCGGATCAGTGTTCCCGGAGATGGGAATTTATGAGGGGGAGATCGAGCTGTTTGGTCAGCCCCCGGATATTGACGGGAACGGCAAGATAGTTATTCTGCTTATCGATGTCAGGGATAATTACAAACCGGGAGAGGGCGGCAATTTTATCGCGGGATATTTTGACCCGGCTGATCAGACGAATCAGTCCGGCAACCGGAGTGATATACTGTATATTGATACCAATCCGGGGTTGCAATCCGGAAACTTCCTCAACACCATGATGACGGCTGCCCATGAGATGCAGCATCTGATTCACTTTGCGTATGACCGGGATGAGGAACTGTGGGTAAACGAGGGACTTTCGGAAGTGACGGCCCACCTGTTTGGGTTGCCGGGGCGTAACTTTTCGCATTTTCTCGGATCGCCCTCCCGAAATTTAACCACGTTTGATCAGAGCATTGAGGATTATACGAAAGTTGGGCTTTGGACACTGTACCTGTATACTCAATACGGAACGAATGTACTCCGGCAAATCACCCATAATCCCGGGAACGGAACAGATGCGCTGGAATCGGTATTCAGTGCCAATGGGATCCCCGGGTTTAAACGTGTTTTTACTAACTGGTCCGTTGCCAATGTGGGGCACGCATACCTCGAACCGGCTGTCGCCGGTGATACCTACAAGTATGGTGGGTTTACTATTGGCCCGCCGGAGCCTGCGATGACTGTTTCCAATTTTCCGACGCCGGCCCAACGTGGAACCATTAAAGGGTACTCGGCGTCGTACATCCGGATAATCGGCGGTTCGGATGTCTCCGCCCAGGTGTTACCGCCTACGTCAATTCCATTGGACGTCACTAGTATGCTCTCCGATGGCAGTCAGTCCAATCTGGAGCAGGCTTTTAATGTGAATTCGAGCACAACCCAGCAGCTCAACAATTATAACGATTACGGAAACGCCTGGCTGGTTCTGACGAACCCGAGTCCGGCGGACAATTCCTCTTTTTCGGTGACATTTAACGGATCCGGCGGACAGATCGTCGAAACCCTGGATTACGCGGGCGGGCCGCCGAATTTCTATATTACGCTCCAGGGAGGAACCGCCGCCACGGATTTTTCATTTCCGTCTCCGGAGACTGAAATTATACAGGCGTCCGTGAACCTGCACAATACTCTGCCGGTGACATTGGAACTTCGGGATGAAAAACAAGGGAGCTTACTGGCTTCCAACCGACTGGACAGTCCATCCCGGGGCTGGAATACCTGGCAACTCGACTCCCTTAATATCAAGACGGATAAGGCGAGTTTGATAGTTGTTCCTGACCAGGATGCCGACTCGAATGGAGTAGGATACTCTGATACCCTTGGATTCTCCGGGAATAGTTATTATCGACCACAAAACAGTAATTCATTCTTTGCATTAGGTGATTTGAGGGTTGGCTCGGGAGAAAATGAAACCGAATTAGATGGCGACTGGAATATGCGGATGCAGATTAGTTATCCCGGCACCGGCTCCTATCCCACCGGTGATTCTTTGACACACAATCCATGGATCCTCTCCCATAATATACATGGGGAAACCGTTTTACTGGACGTCAAATCGGGTAGGCAGGGCGGACCGATCCGGATCGACGTGTTTAACATTCTTGGCCAGCACATAAAGACAATTGCCAATACAGAGCACCCACCCAACTATTTGGGAACGTATGCCTGGGACGCAGCGAATTCGAATGGAACACCTGTAACCAGCGGTATGTACTTTATGTTGGTCCAATTTAACGGTGAAAAGAAGGTGCGGAAAATTACCCTGCTTAAATGAAATCCTGTTCAATTTAGTTCGTGCATTTATATAAATTACCAATTATATTACTAAACTGTTGGGTAGAACAATCGAAAGAAATGTAAAAGGAGACGGACCCGTCAGGCGGAACTGCTAATTCGCGACGAACGCTTATTTTATTTTTGTCACGGTCTTTTAGGTATTTGGTTTTAACATCCAGTCTCACATCAACAATTTTTATCGGTTTTTTAACACTAAAGCAAGGAGAAAAATCCTTTGGGTAAGGAGTTTGAAGGTATTCTCGAAATGGAAGATCGGGGATATGGATTTATCAGGAAAAAGTCCCTCGATTGGCGGCGAACAAATGATGACATCTTTGTGGCGCCGAACATTATTTTGGACAACGAATTGCGCCAGGGTTGCCTGGTGGCAGGTGATACGGAGCCGGGACGCGAGAGTGGATTGCAGGTAAAGTCTGTCTCGGGAGTGAATGGCGTTTCCGTAAGTAAATGGAAGCAGATTACACGGTTTGGAAATGGTGTACCGATTTCGCCGGTTGAAAAGTTTCAACTGGAGCGGCATGGTGGTGATAAAACCGGCCGGATTATCGATGCGGTTGCTCCTATCGGTAAGGGACAGCGGTCACTCATCGTTGCACCGCCGAGGGGCGGGAAGACCGTGCTGCTGAAAAATATTGCACAATCCCTGGAGAAAAATCATAAGGAGTCGCACCTCATTGTGCTTCTGGTCGATGAGCGGCCAGAGGAGGTCACCGATATGGTGCGCTCGGTCAAAGGGGAAGTCTTTGCCAGTTCCAAGGATCAAAATGCACAGAATCACCTCCGCACAGCAGAACTCACCCTCGATTACGCCAAGCGCAGGGTTGAGATGGGCGACGATGTCGTCATGTTGGTCGATTCGCTTACCAGACTCGGACGGGCGGCCAATGCCAACCAAAAGAGCTCCGGACGGACCATGACCGGCGGTATTGACATCCGTGCGATGGAATTTCCCCGGGCCTTATTTGGCGCGGCTCGTAAAATCGAGGACGAGGGGTCCCTGACCATTGCGGCCACGGCACTTGTCGAGACGAACAGCCGCATGGACGATTACATTTTTGAGGAATTCAAGGGCACCGGTAACATGGAGTTAGTGCTGGACCGGACATTGGCCGAGCAGCGGATTTATCCTGCAGTGAATATTCTGGAATCCGGTACCAGGCAAGAGGAAAAATTGTTCGGAAAAATGACCAGCGCCCATCAGCGGCTTCGCCGGGAACTCAGCCGGTACAGCGCGCGTGAGGCTCTGGAAACCCTGTTGAATCTCATTGAAAAAACAAGTTCCAACGATGAGATGCTCCGGCAGTTTGACAGGCGCGCCAAAGTGTCGTGAAGCGTCACGACGCACTAGTAACGCTTTCTTCTGAACATCATACGGGATTGGTCTGGGCCAGAAGGCTGACCCAGCTCAGTGATTCCGAAGACACCCTCAATCCAGGCGAAGTTGCTCACGAGTTTCTCGATGTGTGGGACAGTGAAATCAACCCGCATTTCCGCAAAGAAGAAGATTTTCTCCTGCCGATATTCGCCGGTGAAGGCGATTATTCCGATGAATGTATCTGGGAGATGCTGCAGCAGCATATTATACTCCGCAGGGAAATCTGGCGTCTCAGACAGGCGCATTCTGTTGAAATCCTTGTCCGAATCGGAGAGCTACTGATGGAACATATTCGACATGAGGAGCGAATTGTCTTCCCATTTATTGAAGAACAATCTTCGAACGAAACCCTCCGGGAAATTAACGACGCACTGGAAGAATAACTCCGGAATTTTACCGGTTTCCCTAATCTAATCCGCTTGATTTTAGAGAGGGCTGTCTCTAATTTTTTCTTATCTCACTGAAGTAGTCACTTCAAAATTTAACGTGTATCAGGGGGGAGTTTATGGCCAAAGAATATCAGAATTTTATTTCCGGAGAGTGGTGTGATTCGTCATCCGGCGAGCGCTTTGAAAATCGTAATCCGGCGCGATGGAGTGAGGTCATTGGGACGTTCCCGCGTTCGACTCCTGAAGATGTAGACAGAGCTGTATTAGCAGCGCGCAAAGCATTTGATTCATGGAGAAAAACTCCGGCTCCTGTCCGCGGCGAAATTATGAAAAAGGCCGGCGACATCATGGTCGAGCGCAAGGAGGAAATTGCGCAGCTTATGACGCGGGAAATGGGCAAGGTGATTGATGAGACCCGCGGCGATACTCAGGAAGGAATCGATACGGCCTTTTATGCATTTGGTGAAGGCCGAAGACTCTTCGGTCGATCTGTACCGTCTGAACTCCCGAATAAAACTCAGTGGACAAGGAGACGAGCCATTGGCGTTGCAGGATTGATTACTCCGTGGAACTTTCCCATGGCGATACCGACCTGGAAAACCTTTCCCGCATTACTCTCTGGGAATACGGTAGTCTTTAAGCCCGCCAGCGATACGCCGGCGACCGCAACTTTGTTTGTCGAAATATTACTCGATGCCGGGGTCCCTCCGGAGGCGATTAATTTAGTCCATGGCGGCGGCTCAACCGTTGGGAATGCTATCGTCGAGCACGATGACGTAGATTTAATATCTTTTACCGGATCATCCGAGGTCGGCAGTATTATCAATAGCAAGGCCGGCGGA is a window from the Candidatus Neomarinimicrobiota bacterium genome containing:
- a CDS encoding TrkA family potassium uptake protein; protein product: MSKFVVIGLGVFGRQVALTLAQEGAEVIAVDSDMERVEELHDYISYSVKLDSTDPSALRSLGLQDMDAAIVAIGENFEANLLTAAYLKQLGVEKVITRASNPIHRKILEQIGADEIISPEDEVGKKTAHRLLRPNLVDYLELGEDYNLIRVETPKDLVGKTLGEIDFRKNYHLNIVSIHKREVTEHEDGETVKESMQNAVPDSQTTLEEGNILVIAGKDKDIERFTGKFL
- a CDS encoding T9SS type A sorting domain-containing protein, with amino-acid sequence MKQLLTFVIGLALLFTPLPSLANQLTLINHGLCGFPQTSKPVSSPVFVRPLEKPSLAADTTFNIRKNVAEQSNEFIEDVDFTKVFTSADLDIFVETSEWESSRVISQTIEDLRGAMLEETPSGSVFPEMGIYEGEIELFGQPPDIDGNGKIVILLIDVRDNYKPGEGGNFIAGYFDPADQTNQSGNRSDILYIDTNPGLQSGNFLNTMMTAAHEMQHLIHFAYDRDEELWVNEGLSEVTAHLFGLPGRNFSHFLGSPSRNLTTFDQSIEDYTKVGLWTLYLYTQYGTNVLRQITHNPGNGTDALESVFSANGIPGFKRVFTNWSVANVGHAYLEPAVAGDTYKYGGFTIGPPEPAMTVSNFPTPAQRGTIKGYSASYIRIIGGSDVSAQVLPPTSIPLDVTSMLSDGSQSNLEQAFNVNSSTTQQLNNYNDYGNAWLVLTNPSPADNSSFSVTFNGSGGQIVETLDYAGGPPNFYITLQGGTAATDFSFPSPETEIIQASVNLHNTLPVTLELRDEKQGSLLASNRLDSPSRGWNTWQLDSLNIKTDKASLIVVPDQDADSNGVGYSDTLGFSGNSYYRPQNSNSFFALGDLRVGSGENETELDGDWNMRMQISYPGTGSYPTGDSLTHNPWILSHNIHGETVLLDVKSGRQGGPIRIDVFNILGQHIKTIANTEHPPNYLGTYAWDAANSNGTPVTSGMYFMLVQFNGEKKVRKITLLK
- the rho gene encoding transcription termination factor Rho; this encodes MEDRGYGFIRKKSLDWRRTNDDIFVAPNIILDNELRQGCLVAGDTEPGRESGLQVKSVSGVNGVSVSKWKQITRFGNGVPISPVEKFQLERHGGDKTGRIIDAVAPIGKGQRSLIVAPPRGGKTVLLKNIAQSLEKNHKESHLIVLLVDERPEEVTDMVRSVKGEVFASSKDQNAQNHLRTAELTLDYAKRRVEMGDDVVMLVDSLTRLGRAANANQKSSGRTMTGGIDIRAMEFPRALFGAARKIEDEGSLTIAATALVETNSRMDDYIFEEFKGTGNMELVLDRTLAEQRIYPAVNILESGTRQEEKLFGKMTSAHQRLRRELSRYSAREALETLLNLIEKTSSNDEMLRQFDRRAKVS
- a CDS encoding hemerythrin domain-containing protein — protein: MKRHDALVTLSSEHHTGLVWARRLTQLSDSEDTLNPGEVAHEFLDVWDSEINPHFRKEEDFLLPIFAGEGDYSDECIWEMLQQHIILRREIWRLRQAHSVEILVRIGELLMEHIRHEERIVFPFIEEQSSNETLREINDALEE